From the Macaca thibetana thibetana isolate TM-01 chromosome 12, ASM2454274v1, whole genome shotgun sequence genome, one window contains:
- the C12H2orf66 gene encoding uncharacterized protein C2orf66 homolog isoform X1, producing the protein MIIDSSPIPSFTQLHSTMTRASLLLLCVALVLLWHVNGATLRNKDKWKPLNNPRNRDLFFRSLQAYFKGRGLDLGTFPNPFPTNENPRPLSFQSELTASASADYEEQKNSFHNYLKG; encoded by the exons ATGATCATTGACAGCTCCCCCATCCCCTCTTTCACTCAGCTTCACTCCACCATGACCAGAGCATCTCTCCTGCTACTATGTGTTGCCCTGGTGCTGCTTTGGCATGTGAATGGAGCCACACtaagaaacaaagacaaatggAAGCCACTCAACAACCCCAGAAACAGAGATCTG tttTTCAGAAGCCTTCAGGCATATTTCAAGGGCAGAGGTCTTGATCTTGGAACATTTCCAAATCCTTTCCCCACGAATGAGAATCCTAGACCTCTCTCTTTCCAATCAGAACTTACTGCTTCTGCATCTGCAGATTATGAAGAGCAGAAAAACTCCTTTCACAATTATCTCAAAGGCtga
- the C12H2orf66 gene encoding uncharacterized protein C2orf66 homolog isoform X2, producing MAFIQQWNVLHSTMTRASLLLLCVALVLLWHVNGATLRNKDKWKPLNNPRNRDLFFRSLQAYFKGRGLDLGTFPNPFPTNENPRPLSFQSELTASASADYEEQKNSFHNYLKG from the exons ATGGCATTTATTCAGCAATGGAATGTT CTTCACTCCACCATGACCAGAGCATCTCTCCTGCTACTATGTGTTGCCCTGGTGCTGCTTTGGCATGTGAATGGAGCCACACtaagaaacaaagacaaatggAAGCCACTCAACAACCCCAGAAACAGAGATCTG tttTTCAGAAGCCTTCAGGCATATTTCAAGGGCAGAGGTCTTGATCTTGGAACATTTCCAAATCCTTTCCCCACGAATGAGAATCCTAGACCTCTCTCTTTCCAATCAGAACTTACTGCTTCTGCATCTGCAGATTATGAAGAGCAGAAAAACTCCTTTCACAATTATCTCAAAGGCtga